TTACAGCTTGGTGGAACAAAAAGATAGAGGAATTATCTAAAGGTATGGCTCAAAAAGTACAGTTTATCGTAACTGTTCTTCATCAACCTAAGTTATTAATTTTTGATGAACCATTTTCTGGTTTCGATCCAATTAATGCTCAGTTAATCGCTAAAGAAATATTACAATTAAGAGACGAAGGTGCAACTATTATTTTTTCAACACATAGAATGGAAAGTGTTGAGGAAATGTGTGATTATATTGCATTAATAAATAAGTCTAATAAAATTTTAGATGGGAAGTTAGATGATATTAAGCGTCAGTATAGAACCAATGTTTTTGAAGTTGGATTAAAAACAGATTCACCTGAAGAAGTACAACAAAAATTAAGTCAGAATTTTGAAGTTTCCCCAGCAGATTTTAAATCTTTAAATGAAGGGTTAAAGTTAAATGTAAAATTAGCTGGAGGAAATAACGCAAATGATTTATTATCATTTTTAACTTCAAATGGTCAGGTAAATCATTTTGTAGAATTAGTGCCTAGTGCAAACGATATTTTTATTCAATCAATAAACAAAACAATTTAAGATGAACAAGTTAAAGTTAATTATACAACGCGAGTTTATTGCAAAGGTTAAAAATAAATCATTTATAATAATGACTTTTTTAAGTCCATTATTAATGGTTGGTATGGGAGCTTTAGTATTTTTCTTAACTAAGAAAAATAAAGAGAAAGTGAAAAAAATAGTTTTTGTTGATGAATCTGGAATCTTTTCTAAAGATGTATTTAAAGATTCTAAAACATTACAATTTGAAGATTATACAAAATTAGGTATAGAGGAAACTAAGAAAAAAGTAGAAGAAGGAGATTACTACGGAGCATTATACCTACCTAAAAAAGATAGTTTAGAAATTCTAGCAAAATCAATAGAGTTTTATTCTAAAGACTCTCCAGGATTAACTGTAATGGATGACATTGAAAGAAAGATAGATGCGCGTTTACGAAACCTTAAGTTAACTGATTTTGGAATAGATTTAGCAAAAATTAAAGCTTCTAAAATTTCTTCAGATGTAAAAATGTATAATTTCTCTGGAGAAGAATCATCTAAGGCCAAGAATGTAGCGAGTATAATTGCTGGAGGTGCTGCAGGTTATCTACTGTTTATGTTTGTTTTAATTTACGGAACTTCTGTAATGCGTAGTGTTATCGAAGAAAAAACAAGTAGAATTATCGAAGTAATTGTTTCTTCAGTAAAACCTTTTCAGCTAATGTTAGGTAAAATTATAGGTAATGCATCTGCAGGTTTATTACAGTTCTTTATTTGGGGGATTATATTATTTGCTTTAAGTATGATTTTACCAGCAATATTTGGTGTAAGTATTTCTGAAATGCAAACTGCTCAAGTTTCCGCAGAACAAATGGAAACAATAAAACAAGCAGCTGATATGGGGAAATTTGAAAAAATCATTAGAGGTGTTTTAGATTTACCATTACTTCAAATGTTTATTTTATTTATCTTTTATTTCTTTGGAGGTTACATGTTATATAGTTCTTTATTTGCAGCTATAGGAGCAGCAGTAGACAACGAGACAGATTCACAGCAATTTATGACTCCAATAATGCTACCTTTAATATTGGGAGTTTATGTTGGGTTCTTTACAGTAATAAATGATCCTCACGGACCAATTTCGGTGATATTTTCATATATACCATTTACATCGCCAATTGTTATGTTAATGCGTATCCCATTTGGTGTAGCTTGGTGGGAAATTGTAATTTCGTTATTAATATTAATTCTTACTTTTATGAGTGCTGTTTGGATAGCTGCTAAAATATATAGAGTTGGTATTTTAATGTACGGAAAGAAACCGAACTATAAAGATTTATGGAAGTGGATTCGTTATAGTTCATAATAAAAAATAATGGAGGAAATAAATAACGTATTAAACTATACTTTTCATTACAACGATCATATTAGCATCAGTGTAAAATCAATATTAATACTGATAGCTGTAATTATGTTAGCTTCTTTTCTTTTAAAGTTATTTAAAAGATATGTAAAAGGTAAATTACAAGCTCAAGATAAAAACAAGTTCGATACTGTTTTTTCTTTCGGAAAGTGGTTGTTATACATTATTATTTTCTTAATCACATTACAAAGTTCTGGAGTTCAGATTACAGCAGTTTTTGCAGCGTCTACAGCCTTATTAATTGGTGTTGGTTTGGCACTCCAGACTTTCTTTCAGGATATTATTTCTGGAATCTTCATTATTATGGATCAAAGTGTTCATGTAGGAGATTATATTGAAATTGATGGTAAAGTAGGTAGAGTTGTTGATATCAAATTACGAACTACAAGAGCTGTAACTATCGAAAATAAAGTGCTTGTGATACCTAATCACTTGTATTTAAAAAACAGCTTATACAATTGGACACAAAACGGAAGTAAAACTAAAAGTTCAGTACAAGTTGGAGTTGCTTATGGAACAGATGTTCAGTTGGTGAAAAAAATATTACTTCAAACTGCCGATGAGCACAAACAAATCTTGAAAACACCTGAACCAATTGTTTTATTTAAAAACTTTGGAGATAGTTCTTTAGATTTTGAGCTTGTTTTCTCAATTCATAATAGCTTTCAATTGGCTATTATACAGAGTGACTTACGTTTTCGAATAGATGAATTATTCAGAGAGCATCAAATTAGTATTCCTTTTCCACAACGAGATGTTCATATTATTCAAAAAAATGAATAGTCATTAAACTTCAAACTCTATTAAGATGAAATTTCAATTTTACCTTTTAATTTTTTCAATTTTTATTATAGGATGTAATCAGATAAAAAAAGAAGAAAAAGAAGAGGTGAAAACAGAAATAATCGAGATTAAAAATATCTTTAAAGAAGAAGAAGTTAAGTGGTTTAAAAATAAAGGAACAGCTACAATAAAAGGTGTAGCAAGGTTTAAGTCTAAAAAAGGAAATATACGTTTTGGCGAAGAATTTTCTGTTGAATTAATGCCTTACACTGCTTATTCAGAAGAACGGTTATCTCATATTTATAAAGACAAAAAAGCAGATTTTGTATTTGCAGCAGACGGAGTACCAAAGTTTACTCCTGACCCTAAAGGATATCATGATACAATAAAAGTAACTTGTAATGCTGATGGAACATTTGAGTATTCTAATTTACCATCAGGGAAATACTATATAGTAGCTTTCATGATTTTTGATGGTGGAGGAGGAATTATGAGACATTTTGAACTTAAAGAAGGAGAAAATAAGACGTTAGAAATGACTAACTATTAAATGTTAATTGCTAAAAAATTAATGAAAATAAGAAAAGTTCTAAAGGGATTATTGTTTATTTGTTTCGGATTATTCTTTTTATTTAGCATAGTTGATGTTCAATTATCTATTGAAATTGTTGTATTCTTTATTATTGCTTTAGTAGTAGTGAAACTAAACGAATTACTCATGATTTATTTCAGAAGTAACTATAGAAAATCACTAGGTAGAATTGAATTATTTAGATCAAAATTTTGGGACTACTTAATTTCTATCATAGCAATATTTCTATTGTATTTAACCATAAGATATGACTATTTATTAGAGCTTAAACCTAATACTTTTGTCAATTTCTTTTTTGATCCTAAAGCCAATCATTTTGCTTACTATATAATTTCTTTAACCTACCTTATTAGTTTAGTAATAAATGATAATCGCATTTTTTATTATACAAA
This genomic stretch from Tenacibaculum jejuense harbors:
- a CDS encoding ABC transporter ATP-binding protein — its product is MSNLLEINNVVKSYGDYTALNNVSMHIPKGSVFGLLGPNGAGKTSLIRIINQITMPDSGEVILDGEKLAPHHIEQIGYLPEERGLYKSMKVGDQALYLAQLKGMSKSEAKKRLKYWFEKFDITAWWNKKIEELSKGMAQKVQFIVTVLHQPKLLIFDEPFSGFDPINAQLIAKEILQLRDEGATIIFSTHRMESVEEMCDYIALINKSNKILDGKLDDIKRQYRTNVFEVGLKTDSPEEVQQKLSQNFEVSPADFKSLNEGLKLNVKLAGGNNANDLLSFLTSNGQVNHFVELVPSANDIFIQSINKTI
- a CDS encoding ABC transporter permease codes for the protein MNKLKLIIQREFIAKVKNKSFIIMTFLSPLLMVGMGALVFFLTKKNKEKVKKIVFVDESGIFSKDVFKDSKTLQFEDYTKLGIEETKKKVEEGDYYGALYLPKKDSLEILAKSIEFYSKDSPGLTVMDDIERKIDARLRNLKLTDFGIDLAKIKASKISSDVKMYNFSGEESSKAKNVASIIAGGAAGYLLFMFVLIYGTSVMRSVIEEKTSRIIEVIVSSVKPFQLMLGKIIGNASAGLLQFFIWGIILFALSMILPAIFGVSISEMQTAQVSAEQMETIKQAADMGKFEKIIRGVLDLPLLQMFILFIFYFFGGYMLYSSLFAAIGAAVDNETDSQQFMTPIMLPLILGVYVGFFTVINDPHGPISVIFSYIPFTSPIVMLMRIPFGVAWWEIVISLLILILTFMSAVWIAAKIYRVGILMYGKKPNYKDLWKWIRYSS
- a CDS encoding mechanosensitive ion channel family protein, with the protein product MEEINNVLNYTFHYNDHISISVKSILILIAVIMLASFLLKLFKRYVKGKLQAQDKNKFDTVFSFGKWLLYIIIFLITLQSSGVQITAVFAASTALLIGVGLALQTFFQDIISGIFIIMDQSVHVGDYIEIDGKVGRVVDIKLRTTRAVTIENKVLVIPNHLYLKNSLYNWTQNGSKTKSSVQVGVAYGTDVQLVKKILLQTADEHKQILKTPEPIVLFKNFGDSSLDFELVFSIHNSFQLAIIQSDLRFRIDELFREHQISIPFPQRDVHIIQKNE